Proteins from one Athalia rosae chromosome 8, iyAthRosa1.1, whole genome shotgun sequence genomic window:
- the LOC105686702 gene encoding sensory neuron membrane protein 1 isoform X1 translates to MELPKKLGIGGGVLCFLGIIIGWLAFPKLLKSQINGAIALKSGVEMRDMWSKLPFPLEFKIYLFNVTNPADIANGEKPIVEEIGPYFYDEWKEKVNLVDRDEDDTVEYNQRITWHFNASRSNGLTGDEELVFPHLAILGMMMITVSEKPTMVGVAAKAVDSIYKKPSSVFVRATAKEIMFDGLPVDCSVKDFAGSAVCALLKAQGKDLVPLGDDKYKFSIFGHKNGTISAEKMRVYRGYKNPKDVGRVLEWKNESALTIWAGDECNAFNGTDSTIFHPFLYQDEDVVSFSSDICRSLSARFQHPTEVQGIRTNRYSADFGDQSSVPEEKCFCPTPETCLKKGAMDLYKCVGTPVVATLPHFYLADPSYLETVSGLHPVKEDHEISIDFEPMTGTPLIARKRLQFNMFIMPIEKFKLMKNFPNALLPLFWVEEGVELGDDIIKKLKGAFKLITIVTCVKWTMVFLGLGLGSAAGFLEYKRRQLTDKLEVTPIPAGGTIRTTISAGKNGDEKKWPPNISTLQAAAVPATLDGSF, encoded by the exons ATGGAGTTGCCGAAAAAACTTGGAATCGGTGGGGGAGTTTTGTGCTTTTTGGGAATTATCATCGGATGGCTAGCTTTcccaaaattattgaaatctcAGATCAATGGG GCGATAGCGTTGAAAAGTGGTGTGGAGATGCGCGACATGTGGTCGAAACTTCCGTTCCCTTTGGAGTTCAAGATTTATCTCTTCAACGTGACGAATCCGGCGGATATAGCGAACGGGGAGAAACCTATAGTCGAGGAAATCGGTCCATATTTTTACGA CGAGTGGAAGGAGAAGGTCAATCTGGTCGACAGGGATGAGGACGACACCGTCGAATACAATCAGAGGATAACTTGGCACTTCAATGCCTCGAGGAGTAACGGACTCACCGGTGACGAAGAATTGGTCTTTCCTCATCTCGCCATTCTCGGAATGATGATGATTACCGTCAGCGAAAAACCAACTATGGTCGGGGTGGCTG CCAAGGCTGTCGACAGCATATACAAAAAACCGAGTTCCGTCTTCGTCAGGGCGACCGCCAAGGAGATAATGTTCGACGGTTTGCCGGTCGATTGTTCGGTGAAAGATTTCGCCGGATCGGCTGTCTGCGCGCTGCTCAAAGCCCAGGGTAAAGATCTGGTCCCCCTGGGGGACGACAAGTACAAGTTCTCCATCTTCGGACAC AAAAACGGGACGATCAGCGCCGAAAAAATGCGGGTCTACAGGGGGTACAAGAATCCCAAGGACGTCGGACGGGTTTTGGAATGGAAGAACGAGTCCGCCTTAACGATATGGGCTGGCGACGAGTGCAACGCTTTCAACGGTACCGACTCAACGATATTCCACCCGTTCCTCTACCAGGACGAGGACGTCGTATCCTTCTCGAGCGATATTTGCAGGAGCTTGAGCGCCAGGTTCCAGCATCCTACCGAAGTGCAAG GAATCCGCACGAACCGCTACTCCGCCGATTTCGGTGACCAGAGTTCCGTTCCGGAAGAGAAATGTTTCTGCCCGACGCCTGAGACATGCCTGAAAAAAGGCGCGATGGATCTTTACAAATGCGTGGGAACCCCGGTGGTCGCCACTCTGCCCCATTTTTACCTGGCGGATCCTTCGTACCTGGAAACCGTTTCCGGTTTACATCCGGTCAAG GAGGACCACGAAATTTCCATAGATTTCGAACCGATGACCGGGACCCCCCTGATCGCTAGGAAACGTCTTCAGTTCAACATGTTCATTATGCCGATCGAGAAGTTCAAGTTGATGAAGAACTTTCCGAACGCTCTTCTGCCCCTATTTTGGGTCGAGGAGGGAGTGGAGCTGGGCGACGACATAATAAAGAAGTTGAAAGGCGCGTTCAAATTGATCACCATCGTGAC GTGCGTCAAATGGACGATGGTTTTTCTGGGCCTCGGTTTGGGAAGCGCGGCTGGATTTTTGGAGTACAAACGTCGTCAGCTCACGGACAAGTTGGAGGTGACGCCGATACCGGCCGGTGGAACGATTCGGACGACGATCAGCGCGGGTAAAAatggcgacgaaaaaaaatggccgcCGAATATATCCACCCTGCAGGCGGCCGCGGTACCCGCGACCCTTGACGGAAGTTTTTAA
- the LOC105686702 gene encoding sensory neuron membrane protein 1 isoform X2, with the protein MRDMWSKLPFPLEFKIYLFNVTNPADIANGEKPIVEEIGPYFYDEWKEKVNLVDRDEDDTVEYNQRITWHFNASRSNGLTGDEELVFPHLAILGMMMITVSEKPTMVGVAAKAVDSIYKKPSSVFVRATAKEIMFDGLPVDCSVKDFAGSAVCALLKAQGKDLVPLGDDKYKFSIFGHKNGTISAEKMRVYRGYKNPKDVGRVLEWKNESALTIWAGDECNAFNGTDSTIFHPFLYQDEDVVSFSSDICRSLSARFQHPTEVQGIRTNRYSADFGDQSSVPEEKCFCPTPETCLKKGAMDLYKCVGTPVVATLPHFYLADPSYLETVSGLHPVKEDHEISIDFEPMTGTPLIARKRLQFNMFIMPIEKFKLMKNFPNALLPLFWVEEGVELGDDIIKKLKGAFKLITIVTCVKWTMVFLGLGLGSAAGFLEYKRRQLTDKLEVTPIPAGGTIRTTISAGKNGDEKKWPPNISTLQAAAVPATLDGSF; encoded by the exons ATGCGCGACATGTGGTCGAAACTTCCGTTCCCTTTGGAGTTCAAGATTTATCTCTTCAACGTGACGAATCCGGCGGATATAGCGAACGGGGAGAAACCTATAGTCGAGGAAATCGGTCCATATTTTTACGA CGAGTGGAAGGAGAAGGTCAATCTGGTCGACAGGGATGAGGACGACACCGTCGAATACAATCAGAGGATAACTTGGCACTTCAATGCCTCGAGGAGTAACGGACTCACCGGTGACGAAGAATTGGTCTTTCCTCATCTCGCCATTCTCGGAATGATGATGATTACCGTCAGCGAAAAACCAACTATGGTCGGGGTGGCTG CCAAGGCTGTCGACAGCATATACAAAAAACCGAGTTCCGTCTTCGTCAGGGCGACCGCCAAGGAGATAATGTTCGACGGTTTGCCGGTCGATTGTTCGGTGAAAGATTTCGCCGGATCGGCTGTCTGCGCGCTGCTCAAAGCCCAGGGTAAAGATCTGGTCCCCCTGGGGGACGACAAGTACAAGTTCTCCATCTTCGGACAC AAAAACGGGACGATCAGCGCCGAAAAAATGCGGGTCTACAGGGGGTACAAGAATCCCAAGGACGTCGGACGGGTTTTGGAATGGAAGAACGAGTCCGCCTTAACGATATGGGCTGGCGACGAGTGCAACGCTTTCAACGGTACCGACTCAACGATATTCCACCCGTTCCTCTACCAGGACGAGGACGTCGTATCCTTCTCGAGCGATATTTGCAGGAGCTTGAGCGCCAGGTTCCAGCATCCTACCGAAGTGCAAG GAATCCGCACGAACCGCTACTCCGCCGATTTCGGTGACCAGAGTTCCGTTCCGGAAGAGAAATGTTTCTGCCCGACGCCTGAGACATGCCTGAAAAAAGGCGCGATGGATCTTTACAAATGCGTGGGAACCCCGGTGGTCGCCACTCTGCCCCATTTTTACCTGGCGGATCCTTCGTACCTGGAAACCGTTTCCGGTTTACATCCGGTCAAG GAGGACCACGAAATTTCCATAGATTTCGAACCGATGACCGGGACCCCCCTGATCGCTAGGAAACGTCTTCAGTTCAACATGTTCATTATGCCGATCGAGAAGTTCAAGTTGATGAAGAACTTTCCGAACGCTCTTCTGCCCCTATTTTGGGTCGAGGAGGGAGTGGAGCTGGGCGACGACATAATAAAGAAGTTGAAAGGCGCGTTCAAATTGATCACCATCGTGAC GTGCGTCAAATGGACGATGGTTTTTCTGGGCCTCGGTTTGGGAAGCGCGGCTGGATTTTTGGAGTACAAACGTCGTCAGCTCACGGACAAGTTGGAGGTGACGCCGATACCGGCCGGTGGAACGATTCGGACGACGATCAGCGCGGGTAAAAatggcgacgaaaaaaaatggccgcCGAATATATCCACCCTGCAGGCGGCCGCGGTACCCGCGACCCTTGACGGAAGTTTTTAA